GGCGCAGTTCGTCGAGAGTCAGTGATCCGACGAGGCCCCCGCCGTCCGTCGTCCGGTCCACGGTGGGATCGTGGATGACGACTAGGTGGCCGTCTCGCGTGCGGCGCACATCGCACTCGACGGCCGGGGTCCCATCCTCCAATGCCCGCCGGAATGCCGCGAGCGTGTTCTCCGGTGCGTATCGGGCTGCCCCCCGATGGGCCACCCCGAGCGTCCGGCCCGTCCTGATAAACCGCCGCCCGCGACCCTCGGTCGACCATCCCGCCTCCGCCACACCCATCGCGGTCAACGTACCCGCCCCTCCGCCGCCTCGCGCGGCAGCAGTCCCCGGAGATCGTCGAGCACGAACTCCGGGTGCACCGACGTCTCCGCCAGATCCGATCGCCGGGTCGCGCCGGTCAACACCAGCGCGGTGTGCATCCCGGCCCGCACCCCCATCGCGATGTCGGTTTCCAAGCGATCCCCCACCATGATCGTGCGGTCCGCAGGCAGCCCCAGGCGATCGAGCACCGCTCGAGCCATCACCGCTGAAGGCTTCCCCACCACCT
This genomic interval from bacterium contains the following:
- a CDS encoding glycerophosphodiester phosphodiesterase family protein, producing MTAMGVAEAGWSTEGRGRRFIRTGRTLGVAHRGAARYAPENTLAAFRRALEDGTPAVECDVRRTRDGHLVVIHDPTVDRTTDGGGLVGSLTLDELR